A window of Kribbella sp. NBC_00382 genomic DNA:
GCTGCACAAGGACGAGATGCAGAAGCTGATCAAGGCGGTCGAGCAGCAGGGCGTCTCGCTGATCCCGCTGGCGCTGTACTTCAAGGACGGTTACGCGAAGGTCGAGCTGGCCACCGGCCGCGGCAAGAAGGACTACGACAAGCGGCACGCCCTGGCCGAGCGCCAGGCCGACCGCGAGGCCCAGCGCGCGCTGAGCGACCGTAGGCGCGGCTAGGGGTCTCGCCAGGGGTTGCTCGGGGCGTCACCCGATGGGGTGGGCGACCTTCGAGGGGCAGGCTGAAGGTATGTCCACTTCAGACCTGCTGGTGACGCCGGCCCAACGGGACCGCGCCGTCGAGATTCTTCAAGAGATGTACGCCGACGGACGCCTGGACCGGTTCGAGTTCGACACCAGGCTGGAACTGGCGCTCAAGTCCCGGACCCGGGCCGAGCTCAACGGCACCTTCGACGGCCTGGTCGCGCGACCCGTACCGACCTTCGCCCCGGCGGCCTTCACCCGGCCGGTCGCGGTCCGGCCGCCGTCGGAGGGGCGGGGGATGGGCCTCGTCACGCACTGGCTCGGGTTCCCCACCTTCTTCGTCGGCCCGGCGCTGGTCGCGGCCAGCGCCGGCAAGCAGAACCCGGTCATCCGCAAACACGCGGTGGAGGCGCTGAACTTCCAGCTCAGCGCCCTCGGCCTCTTCGCCCTGCTCGGCATCGTGACCGGGGTGACCGACGGTTTCACCGGCTTCCTGTTCCCGCTGGTCGGCCTGGTCTGGTTCGTCCTGACCGGCATCGGCGGCATCGCGGCCCTGCTCGGCTCCGAGTTCCGCTACCCCTTCACCCTCCGGATGATCCGCTGAAGGAATCCCACGTGCGGCTGACTGGTTGTACTTGGTAGTGTGGGTGGTCTGCGGTCAGGCCGCAGATGTTTGACAACTCAACAGGGGGTGAACGGTTTCGACTTTGGACGTACGTTCCAAGCGAAGCGGGCCGAGGATCCAGGGTTATCTCGTTAACGATCTCTGGAAAAAATAACTGCCGATGCAAATCGCCAGAGCTTCGCTCTCGCTGCCTGACAGCCTGAGCTAAAAGAAGCGGTCAGCCCGGGGTTGCTTCCGACCCGGTTCCTGGCCTCAGCTAGGAAGCTTGCTTCACTAACCCGGTCGCGGGGTTAGTGCGGGACATTTACAGCGACTGAGCTTGTCAGCAACCCTGTCTGTGGGAGTGCTGGAGCTGAGAAAAGCGACTTACAGACTGCGCCCGGAGAAGTCTTGGAGCGACGCTGAAGGACGCGGGTTCGATTCCCGCCACCTCCACCCCTATGAGTTGAGAAGGCCGGTCCCCTCGGGGACCGGCCTTCTCGCGTGTTCGGTCAGTCGTCCTGGAGGGTGGTGGCGCCGGTCATGATCGCGACGCCTTCGGTCATCGTGTGGGACTGCGGGGTGATGACTCCGGCGCAGCGGCCGAGGCGCTGGATGTGGATGCGGTCGGCCACCTCCCAGACGTGCGGCATGTTGTGGCTGATCAGGATGACGGGTAGTCCGCGTTCGCGGAGTCCCTTGATCATCTCGAGGACTTGTCCCGACTCCTTGACCCCGAGCGCAGCGGTCGGTTCGTCGAGGACGACGACCTTGCTGCCGAACGCGGCCGCGCGGGCGACGGCGACGGCTTGGCGTTGACCGCCGGACAGGGTCTCCACTGTTTGCTGGATGTTCTGGATCGTCTGGATGCCCAGGTCGTGGACGGCCGCCGTGGCCCGGTCGCGCATGCCGCGATGGTCGAGCATGCGGAAGACGCTGCCGAGAATGCCGGCGCGGCGTTCCTCTCTGCCCAGATAGAGATTGCTGGCGATGTCGAGGGCGGGGGCCACGGCCAGTGTTTGGTAGACCGTCTCGATGCCGGCTGCCCGGGCGTCTTGTGGACCGCGGAAGGTGACCGGGACGTCTTCGAGCGTCAGTTGCCCGGCATCGGGGATGAGGGCTCCGGTGAGGCACTTGATCAGCGTGGACTTGCCGGCGCCGTTGTCGCCGATGACGGCGAGTACCTCACCGGCGTACAGGTCGAGGTCGACACCGTCCAGGCCGACCACGCGGCCGAAGGTCTTGATCAGTCCCCGGCCGGACAGGATCGGCGCCCGCAGCCGGGTCGCCTCCGCCGCCGGCTTGGCTGTGACTGTCATGAGCGCACCTTCCTGATCCACTGATCCACCGAGACAGCGACGATGACCAGTACGCCGACCGCGAGCAGCCGGTACTGGGCGTCGACTCCGGCCAGCGACAACCCGATGGTGAACGCCTGCACGATCAGGGCGCCGAGCAGTGTGCCGAGGAGACCGCCGCGGCCGCCGAACAGGCTGGTTCCGCCGATCACGACCGCGGTGATGCTGTCCAGGTTGGCGTCGACGATCGCGTTCGGGCTCGCGGCTCCCGCCCGCCCGATCAGGGCCCAGCCCGCGATCCCGTAGATCAGGCCCGCGACGGCGTAGACGCTGAACAGGACCCGCCGCGAGCGAACTCCGCTGAGCCGCGCCGCCTCCGGGTCGTCGCCGACCGCGTACACGTGCC
This region includes:
- a CDS encoding DUF1707 and DUF4870 domain-containing protein, with the protein product MSTSDLLVTPAQRDRAVEILQEMYADGRLDRFEFDTRLELALKSRTRAELNGTFDGLVARPVPTFAPAAFTRPVAVRPPSEGRGMGLVTHWLGFPTFFVGPALVAASAGKQNPVIRKHAVEALNFQLSALGLFALLGIVTGVTDGFTGFLFPLVGLVWFVLTGIGGIAALLGSEFRYPFTLRMIR
- a CDS encoding ATP-binding cassette domain-containing protein encodes the protein MTVTAKPAAEATRLRAPILSGRGLIKTFGRVVGLDGVDLDLYAGEVLAVIGDNGAGKSTLIKCLTGALIPDAGQLTLEDVPVTFRGPQDARAAGIETVYQTLAVAPALDIASNLYLGREERRAGILGSVFRMLDHRGMRDRATAAVHDLGIQTIQNIQQTVETLSGGQRQAVAVARAAAFGSKVVVLDEPTAALGVKESGQVLEMIKGLRERGLPVILISHNMPHVWEVADRIHIQRLGRCAGVITPQSHTMTEGVAIMTGATTLQDD